Genomic DNA from Kluyveromyces lactis strain NRRL Y-1140 chromosome C complete sequence:
TCCCTATATCTCTCTAAAGAGCATCATACACACTTTGGATACTTATTTTATGTGTCTCGCTTTATCAACATTCTTTTCCTGATGGTTTAAATAGTTCGAAAGTCAATTTAACAATATGATTTTTCCAGGCCTTCAAACACGGACAGAACCGAACTCATCGAAGATAAGAGAATAATAGAAATTCGTAACACTTTCAGCTGGACATCGCAAGAGGTTAAGTAGTGTTTGCTATATGGTGACATGGAACATCATGTTCTCGGCTATGAGACATCCAAACACGGCTCACGATATCCTGTATTCTTGACTCAATTGCTGCCGACAAGCAAGTGGTATGGTAAAGCAACATCGTTAACAATTCGGAGTATTTATAAGAACCTAGAGACTTCGAGGAAATGGAATACTGAGTACCTTATTTACAACAGCTCCATTAGAGACATTTTCCTGTATTTAAACCACCCAATTACTAGTATTAAGATATGTGGACTTGTGGTTGGatggaaatggaaactTATAGGAAACGAGGATAGGGCATTTTGGTACATTGATGATTGCTCAGATACAATACTATGCCAATGTTCCAAAAGTCAGTTACTTGCGCTGAATTGCCCGCTTGTTGATATGAGTGGGTGGACATTGATCCTTACTGGCTTACTAGATCAAGAACGAGTTGAATTCAAGGTTACTCAAATTGAAGTtgtgaagaatttgaagcaCGAGATTGACTTTTGGAGTGAAGCATTTGACAACCAAAAAGAATTAGCGATACCATGGGAAATTGATCCCGAAAGTTTAAACGAATTTTATCGTGGAAAGCAACATACACCGTCTAAATCAAACAGTAACTTAGGGAACTACATTGAACAATTACAGACCATAcatttccaagaaaatgaGTTACTCTTAGCTAGCCCATATAACGGGCATGTGTCTACTGGGATGGGAGTTTGGAATTCCGACTTGCTGCAATCAACTTTGGAACAAGATCTAATCGAACAAAGTAGATTAGATAAAACTTTGGGAGGACAGATTTCTCCAAATTCTCGGAAACGATCGTCAAAGCTCTCCCCTAAACAAATGAAACGGGAAATTCTTGGAGTTCTTATCGAGAAATCAATGGAATCAAAAGTATGCAAGATATATGAGCCATTGCTGTCTATAAATCTCGGCCCAGGAGGAGAGGCAACAGACCTGAAAACGGAACCCGTTTTGcatttgaaattttatGAAACATTCCTAGCACAACTAGCGGAAATGGCAATTATCACTCTTGATAGTTTCACGATAAACATGACAAACTTGCATAATTGCTATCGATACATAATCACTCGATTTCAATCGTTGATTAATGTTCAAATTCCGCAGATTACGATAAAGTACAGCGAGATTAGAAATTTCTGTAAATTACCTCTACTGTCCAAAAAAttgattcttcaaatgtGTAAGCATTTTCTCAATACAACTCATATCGGAAATCTTATAGA
This window encodes:
- the STN1 gene encoding Stn1p (weakly similar to uniprot|P38960 Saccharomyces cerevisiae YDR082W STN1 Protein involved in telomere length regulation functions in telomere metabolism during late S phase), with translation MEHHVLGYETSKHGSRYPVFLTQLLPTSKWYGKATSLTIRSIYKNLETSRKWNTEYLIYNSSIRDIFLYLNHPITSIKICGLVVGWKWKLIGNEDRAFWYIDDCSDTILCQCSKSQLLALNCPLVDMSGWTLILTGLLDQERVEFKVTQIEVVKNLKHEIDFWSEAFDNQKELAIPWEIDPESLNEFYRGKQHTPSKSNSNLGNYIEQLQTIHFQENELLLASPYNGHVSTGMGVWNSDLLQSTLEQDLIEQSRLDKTLGGQISPNSRKRSSKLSPKQMKREILGVLIEKSMESKVCKIYEPLLSINLGPGGEATDLKTEPVLHLKFYETFLAQLAEMAIITLDSFTINMTNLHNCYRYIITRFQSLINVQIPQITIKYSEIRNFCKLPLLSKKLILQMCKHFLNTTHIGNLIDWWVDPTSEERYKVFFTYSKSK